In Labrus mixtus chromosome 22, fLabMix1.1, whole genome shotgun sequence, the genomic window GATTTCCACATGAAGAGTTTGTCGGGATCTAATTTGTTTACAGCATTTGTTAAACAGAAGTTTGCTGGGCTAAGTTCATCAATATCAAACTGTAAATGAGGCATGATGTCAGCTTGCTTTCCAGAGTTTAAAGCTGAGATCAGCCCTTAATGCCCAAACAAGATCCAACATATCTATAAAATGACATGAAGAGATGCTATGTTGCTATCATTGAAACACTATTAATAACAGAATTTGACAAGCTGTGCTGAGAAGTGACGCTGTATGCCTTGTGTTACCTTTCATGATTTACTCGTTTGTGCATTGTTGCCTTCCTTAATGAATGGTGTATATTTCCCTCGcaggcagagtgtgtgcaggtgttaACATCTTGATGCTGTGCTGGACCCGTTCATTATCATTCCAGGTATGAATGATCTCACTATTTAGTATACAAAGCTTATTGCACTGACTTGAACCGAACCAGTTgctctggattttttttctccctctaatGGTGTCAGAAGCAGGAAAAAGCGTTTGCAGCTTCCTTTGTAGGAAACTGGGCAGGGTGAACGGCCGGTCCGCTCCGAAAATGAACAACAGATCTGCAGTCTGGGAAGCATTTGGCAGCATGATCCTGCAGTGAGATGTCTGTGTGCGGAACTATTTGATGTGTGAAATTGTGCTTTTATGTTAATGTGCATGTGTCCATGAACAAAGGTGCGTTCATAAATCTATGTTTTTTTGATGGTggctgtgcatgtttgtgcatatgtgagTGTATCTATGCAAATATTCCTCAGTTCTCTCAGTCTTCTCCTGAAGCTTGACTGCTGATTGTAAGATTAGAGGTTGTGTGGTTTatcaatatgtttgtttttatgtgtttctttcaatgtgtgtgtgtgtgtgtgtgtgtcttcattttAGTCCTCCTGCATGTCAATGAATTTCCTGCTGTTCTGATTCTGAATGAAACTATGAGCTCAGAGCTTCCCTCTGGGTTTGAACAAAGACACTGTTcaaacactccccccccccccacacacacttgtgAAAGTGTAAAggatctgttgttttttttttttgtttgggggGTGGACCCAGGAAATAGCTGGGCCCCCGTCTAAAAAAGAACCAAACATCTGAGACCAACATGAGACTGTTCAAATGTCGGTCTGTGTTGAGCAGTTTCCTCTGAAGGAAGGCAAAGTCAGGTGTCAAATAGCGAATCATAAATATAGAGGAGTtagctttttatgtctttgaatTTGACTTGTGTGGATAATGAGGTGCAGTTCCAGGCAACACTCGGCATCAACATATTGCGGTCTGGCTTTCGAGCAGCTTGTTTACTGGACAATAACCTGTTATTGTTGAGGTTGAAAACAAATCTGAGTCATTGCATTTAAGACAGTAAGAATGCGGATAAGTACACTCTTATCTGTTGTGACATTGTTTTGTTCAGCCAATCTTTCTGGACATAATGGATCTTCGTCCCATAATCCTTTGTGTTTAAGGCTTGTTCTGCCTGGTTACATAATTCACCATATTAAAGTAAAGGTTGTTGTCCTCTGTAGTCACGCTCAAGGTTGGCAGCTCAAAATGTTTTATCCACAGAGTAATGTGCTTTATTTCTCCTTTCATTGTCAACTTATATTGTAAAACGtataaattgaaaataaatgatttgccctcattaaagaaattaaaatatcCTAAAAGATACTAGTAACCAAGAATGATATTGAGCCATATTGTTAGGGTAAAACAACACaagctagtgttgtagtactcaaaatcagtcttagtctcaagaccggtctcaACAACTTTTTGAAAGTCTcagaattgaaagcatttttactcagcATAGTCTTCtcttggtctcagactggacggactcCAGATTTGAAACAAAGACCAGTCAGGACCATAGgcagcagaggcgctgcttgtcaacaggcaaggcaggcaactgcttggggccctagaccagtagggggcccaaGTGGCTCAGAATGTGCACATTTTAtaatgacagtagaaaacctccctaagggggccccatctgacagcactcaatGTCCCTGTGAAAACTTAAATGTGACACTTAAAGCTGCCGTTGATGTCAGATATTTGACATAATGGCAGTGAATGCTGGTCGGAGGGGCCCCCAGTGAATTTTGCTTAGACTCTTTAATCCCCCCCGGTTTCAAGTGAAAACTCTTGTCTCCAAATTGCGACAGAAAgtcgaagaaaaaaaaagtttcctttaTCCTGCAGAAAACGAGTTGTTGAAGCTGTATTCTTGCCAGTTCTGGATTGCGGAGGTGCCATTCATAGACATGCTGCAGCTTCAACTGTAAAGCCTCTTGACGCCGTCTATCACTCCGCCCTCATGTTTATAACGGTTGATCGATTCAGCAGTCGTCACTGTGAGCTGTTTGAGAAGGTCGGTCGGTCTTCTCTTGAAGGGAGGCGCATCATGCGTTGGTTTTTATATACTTTCCAGACTCTTATTGGAATACACGTTATTATTTAAGATATTTTAATCAGCATCTCGTTTTTTCTGTAGACTTGTATTTCAATTTCTGTTTCGTAGcttaaaaaatcaaaacaaaatctcaTTATgccgttttttattttattattaatgttaattCAACATTTCATTGATCACAGCTTGATTCTATAAACCATTCACTCATTTTCTACATATCTACAGAGTATTAACACACTGAAAACGTTATAAGGCAGTATCAGGAAAAGGCCTCAGTTAGTGTCTTTTAACAAGAGCTACAATCAACCCTGATTCTTCACATCATCGTTCTCACATATTGCTTTCATTgctctctttttcactttgctctacctctcacacaaacacgatCACTTTTCTTTATCAACATTTCATGTCCTGTTAGCTAGCCTGCCTTTAAAATTAACATCCCTTCAATTTCCATTTTTATTAAACAGCTTGATAAACATTTCAGGATGCATTCATgatattcttttattcttaaGTGCTATGAAcactagggcccgaccgatatgggattttttgggccgataccgataataggaagagaaaaaatctgataaatCTGCAGGTATGTTcaatctttagagatagatataggtattaacatttattgtgtttatctttttaatgTGGTTaccaaacacttgtggaaaagatacaAGTGACTACCCATGTACGTGCGTCACCGCTTGAAACTCTGGAGATTGATGacgcttgttgtaatccatatagcgccctctaatggtgacagagaactgctagtgtaatacaatgaaactcaaatgaaatgctattagactggtaaataaatgcagtaatatcggcgcacatctgcgataaaattagccaataccgatagtcacttgatacgcTAATATCGGCTGCTATCAGCTAGTGgatttatcggtcgggctctaattagattttttttgtgctttaaaaTGCTGTAAAGCGAGCATTTGAAGGAATCCTGAATGTAAGGTACTTAACATCCTGATTCTTCTCATGAAGGACTCTGATCAAGatctttctattgaagatttcTTGGATTAAATTCCTGATATGTTACAGTGAACTTATCGACGTCAATTAAAAGTACAGCAATTCAACCAAAAATAGCATTACCCAATTTAAAACTGTAGGTGATTCAGGAGAATTAGACAACAAGCCCTTTTGGCTTTGAAATGATTTCCAGGGTACTTTTTAATCACCATCAGTCTGTTCTCGGCTTAGCGATCGGTCCTGCAGCAGCGTAGATTCAGTTTGCATCAGGCCTGTGGGTCTCATTACAGTGAAATCCTCTCTCCTTGCACCAGGCGGCCTCTGAAAGCCCACGTATCCTGCGGGGGACAATTTGAAAGGGTTAgttctgcaacaacaacaatcaaaaaaattagaaaataatCTGTAACGTATTTAAATTGTCTTTCTCTACCATGTAATTAAGATGCAATGTCCTAAACTGATAATCTGTAGGTATCATGATGTGTATTTTAACCTCTGTTGATGGTTTATGTTTCACTCCTTATTTGGGTTTGATGCCATTTCCAGTCATTAGCAGTGGGCGTGGTGTTACCTTATGTTACCTGTTCAGTTGTGTGGAGGGACGTAGACAAAGATGGTGAGtgggtttgaatattttttgttgactgTCGCCATCATCTTTTGGACTTTTGCTTACAATATTTTTTGTCACTCTTCAGTTTTTAGAATTTATCTggactttgattttattttcataggAACAACTCGCAGTGACGGGTCTCAGTGCGGCATTCTTCAATCTCCACCGCCACAATAAAACCTAAGTAATGGATGCTGCTATCCCCACTCATCTGACCAGATTTCCCCGCTGTATTATTACTGTTTTACATTCTCTCATAGCCAAATTACATCTGAGTGATTCCAAAATATGAATCAACTTGACACGCTTGTTGGGCTCGGTTTCAGTCACATGCATGATAATGACATGCAACAACGACCACATGCTACTATCTTTCTGCTATGATCCCTTTCAGGCTTCATGCTTGCTTTGCAGCGGCTCACTGCAGCCTAAATGTAGCTCATGATGCAGAAATAATAACAAAGGGATTCTACAGTTCTCGAAACACATCTTCAGcttgtaaacaacaacaagacatcaagTTGTTTTTTGGTATTCTACTTAATTAGAGATAAAGCATGCTGCTGTAATTTGTCTGTTTTATAAATAGCTGTTCTGCCAGCTATGATCTTAGACTGGAATATCTGTTTGGATGTCTCAATAGGGCACTTAGCGGGCTATTTAAAGCACACCATCCTGTTAGTGCTGTCTACTGATGCTGCTGTTATCATCATGTGGCTCACTGAGAGTGCATCCTGGAATCATGGAAACAAATGCCCCCACGCTGACTGGATCACATGTTGAGTGCTACCTAGCCCAATCAGAGGATTACACATACTGTAATATATCGCTAATGTCTGGCTTTTGATTCCTAATCGTTTAAATGTTGAGCTCTAATCTCCGCTCGCTCATCGCTCTAAACTTTAAAGTGTGTATTTGCCAATGGAAACAAGATCCGAGCTGAGACAACAAGCATCACCTCATATTCATAGATATCTGTCATGTGACCCGCGTAGAGGATTTGAGggcaagggaaaaaaaagagtttaggAAAGTGGCTGAGACCATTGAAGACACTGTAGTGCtgcagtgtttttaaatgttccttcTCATTCTTACACCACCTgacaaccacaaaaaaacaagggtaTTGAGATACTCTTCAAGCTTTGGGCACTTTCAACCCCTTACCGCTTAAATCGCTAAAAACAGCGAAGCCTTTACCAGAACTTCAGTTCGGTGATGTTTACTTCGTTAAGCACCTACAGTAGCTTCAATGAATCAAACATTAAGTGTCCTCCTGCCCCGTTCAAATGCATGAACCACATAGTGAGCAGGCTGAAACACCTTGTCCTTGTCTGTCTTCATCTGACAAAGAAAACTAATCTGGACTGTCTTCAGATATTTTACAGAAAAGCCGACATCTCAGATGATGATACAATGGACAGTAGGACAGAAAGTGCATTTCATTTTCTACCTCACTCAGATCACACAGCGAACACTTTCTCTCCGTTTGATATTTGGCACCAGCAATTCGATAATTGTATTGCACAACTCAGGCAACGTATGACAACATACTGCTATATCTATATTTTGTCCCACTCCTACTCATAACAACGGACAAATCTAAAGAGTACTAGTAAACTATTAAccagagcccgaccgattaattggccagccgataatatcgaacgatattagcatatccagtgactatcggcaTTGGctcatttttattgcagatatgcgttgatattactagatttattcagcagtcaaaaagcatttattagagtttcattgtattacagtagtccttctctttcaccagcagagggcgctatatggattacaaaaaGTATCGTCACTCTCCAGAGTATCAagtggtgatgcacgtacatgctcagtttctttccagttgagagatctccatttgagggatcaacgcaataaacagatctaagaaagatatcggccgatatatcggtatctgattttttcctcctccccgatatcgatatcggccctaaaaaaaaatcctgtatcGGTCAAGCCCTTCTATTAACGATCTACACACTCATTCATTCTCATTCGTCTGCTACTGTTTATTCTGACTGAAATGTAGTCATAAAAGATTTTGTGTAAAAAGAATCTAAAATAATAATGGTGATGGTAAAAGGTGATTCAAACACTTTCAGGTCTCTTGTACGtcattctgtgttttcatgtgaacGTCTCACCTCAAAGCTGATTTGGCCCAAAGCATACTTTCTGGCAGCGATCTCCTGCACCTCCTTCTCTATGTTCTCCTGCGTTGTTCCCTTCACGTCGATGTAATAGCAGTCAGCGCTGGCATAGTGGCAGGAGATGGCctgcgcgcgcgcacacacacacacacacacacacacacacacacacacacacacacacacacacacacacagtacgacACTATTTAAATACTGTATCTATTATTACCACAGGTGTGACACCTGTTTGTATATGCATGAGGTCCAGGTGTATTATGGGTAGTCTGGTACCTTGCGGAAACCCTGTGTCTGGTTCATGCCAGAGCCATGGATCAGCAGAGGATGGAAGAAGACAGTATCACCTTTCTCCATCTCCAGGTGCACCCTAGGGTGCTGTGGGTCATAGCCACGCACTCCATGGTACATCTTGTTGACGCCACCCTGACGACACAAGACCAAAGTTAATTCCCTGTATGTCTGCGTACCTGTagaattatgtgtgtgtttgtgtgtgtttgtacctccCACTCGGGGTAGTCGTGCTCCTGCAGGGTGCCAGTGTGGGTTCCCGGCAGGACGACCAGGCAGCCGTTCTGCCTGTTCACTCTTTCCATCGCAGTCCAAGAGCAGATGATCCTATCAGCCGGGCGGAACGGGAAGTAATGCAGGTCCTGGTGCATCGGGTGACGAGATGTCTTCTTACCTGAAACAGCAGGAGACACAAGAGATGTTCTCTAAAACCTGACTTACAAAACTTGATAAGGATTTCCAaactcacttttattttgaagggggaAATGTATCCTTTAATTCCCACATATAGAGGTCTCTGAGTTGGGTCTAGAGTATTCTACAGCAATGGGCATGCCAGTTTTAATAGCATGTATTATTTAAATGCACCATACCTGCATCGGGGGGCTTGTTGATCAGCATTGTGTGCATAGCCATGATGTTGGGTCCAGTAAAACACTCCACGTACTTCAGAATCTGTCACAGAAAGATACATCTTTAAGCATTCAGGGTGTAACCGTTTAAACCTGAATTCACtttttgaaagacaaaaaactgaagaaaaatgttttctgttagcCAGAGgtgctgtttgtcaacaggcaaggcaggaaaCTGCTTGGGGCTCCAGGCCAATAGGGGGCccccccaagggctgacaaactttaaaccacagcagtggctcaaaacgtgcaaagtttgcaatgacagtaggatacctccctaaagggggccccatctgacagcacgcCCTCCCCTTTGAAAAGCAGGTTGGAGGGGGCCCCAATTAATTTTTGCCAAGGGGCCGAACAGACTTTAGAACTGCCACTGCTGTTAGCATAGTAATTAGTTGAGTTTATgtaatgtgtttaatgtttatgttttgtattACAACTAGAGGGCGCCAAAGCCTAAAGAAAGTGGCTTTAAAACCTGTTTATCAAATACCAAATGATACCTTTGTGTTTAATCTAGTACACTGCTTTTCGAATCGTTAACTTAATGAAGTTTTTAGCAACAGGTTGCAAATGTGTGGCGTACCTCAGGTAAGGCGCAATACCGGAACAGCtcaggatcctcctggaagTCTTGGAGCTTGGAGACTGCTTTCTGATCCGGAACATATTCTGACTTGGCGATCGACACGTCCCTCATTACCAGCAGACCTGGAACCTTCACTTCCTGTCGGGAGATCCGTTCAAACTCCTTCCTGTTgaccaatcacacacacacactcagaaactgTGGCTCTGTTACCGTAGAACTTCTAATAAATGTCTCTTTTACTAGcccatttttttttggaagttttAACAAATAAAGGTCTCAGttagagccccccccccccctgcatgtAGTGTGGATTAGTTTGCAGATCAAAAAGATACAAGGGTGTctccctctccccatttttagaAGTCTTCAGGTTCAGTCACTGTTATTACACGTGATGTTTTCATGCTCGTACACTGGTTTaaagttttttctttcctgtttctgATGCTCACTTGAACCCGTCGATATCCTCTTCAGACACCAGATTCTTGATGAGGATGAAGCCATTCTCCTCATAGGAGAGTCGCTGCTCGGGGGTCAGCAGATCATTATCGACAGTGTATCTatcaaaagaagaaataaaacacactaaaTCATCAAAAAGCTACTTTGGTGTTAATCCACAGAGGAAAGACTGGAAATAAATACTCATAGTCAGTGTACATGTAAACAATGCATTGAAGTCATACTGGGTTTAAGAGTGAAGTCCAGAGGCCGgctaagagaagaagagttatTAAACCCTGTCGTGATAGCAAACTGGACATGTGAGAGTTATCTATCTGGAACTCTGCTCTTCAAAACAGCACAGAACAATGCTGCCAACAGGAGTCATGGAGGCCGCCTGAACAAGATCTGAAAGCATCAAAAGTTATGTTTAATATTATACATGGAcccattacaaataaaatacatttcaattaaTTGGGAGTTGTTTTAATATGCAGGAGTAGAACTAAGTGCATCGGCTGCTCTGGAGCAGGAAAGTGGGTCAGTGTGGACGTGATGGAAGGCAGCACTGGGTGAACTGTGTCAGAGGTGAGTGCTCAATATTGATTGTATAATTGCGGTGGGGGGAAAAACCTAGAGCCCGAGACAACAGATGAGTCTGCCAAATGCTGTGTTGGAATGAACCGTGTCACCTAAAGGTGTGTCCCTCACCTCAACCTCTGTGGGTGACTGTAGGAGACACTTAGAGCAGAAGTTGGTGCGGCTTTCTGGAGAAAAAGAATAgtcaaggaaacacacagaaagacataaaaactcaaatgtaaaatgagaaaatctataaaacaacacattcacacgttGCATATTAAGAAATATATTAACTCTGCACAAGACTTACaacaaatatatgttttttttggccTGACCTATACAAGAGTGGACTACATTTGACatataatgtttttaagttttgtaaCAGTCTTTGCTTGCTCGACTCAAAACCTTTTTATATACAATGTTATGAcgtcacagaaaaaaatatggcGGCGGCAACTTCAGCTCAAAATAACGGTGTTATTGTTGCTGTGACTTCAAATACATTCATTGACCTTAGTGCGACATTAATACGTACTTTGCTAAGCTATAATTTAGTCCTGTATTGATCTATACTTTCCTCGGGGCCTGCTATCGACCGCAGAACTCCGGACTAGCCTACCGGAGCAGTCCGATGCTGAGTGCGCATCGGTCGGCTAGCGGATCAGCCTCTTCCGCTCTGTGAAGCCCGGATGATACAACacgaaaaacaaaaaggatacAATGTGATCGGGTGATCGATCAAGATGACTGATGAGCAGTCTGAGTCTTTCAGCAGCCCGAGACATTTTGCAGTCAGGTGGTATCCAGGTATGAGCCCAGGAAACACGTTGAACTGCATTAAAGAGGGTCTGACTGACTAGAGGGGCAaagagcacaaaaacacacccacaAGAGGCTGTCACATACATCACAGCTGCCTGTTCCTTATGCAGGTCAACATGACTCTTCAGAGGAAAAAACATCATTCATGCATAATGTTTCCCCACATTTTAACAATCCAATATGAAGAAAACCTCTTATAGTGCATTACtaggatttaaaagaaaaatgaaagaatagcATAGCTTATATTAACCTGTGTATAGGCATATCAAATGAGATATATCACCATTAAGTAGGCTATATTAGTGTTAATTCACCACTATGACCCACACATTCCCAACTGTATTAGcctacattttgttttgaaaaaatagTACTATTATGAGGTTATTCCTCTTAATTTCCTgtattgtttctgtctttgtggaAATGATTTTTCTCAGAGTTACAATATTGCTATACTTTTaatggaaatatatatatatttttttttatctttgagtCTCAAAACACACTAGCTAATTCATGATATTTACCTAAATTGTAAATGGTTGCGAGAAGAAGAATGATATGGTTCATTCACCTGCTCCAATAGAAACAAAAAGATGGTTGAGACCAGAGGGGTTCATGGAAATATATTATTTCAATAGTTGTCTTAACCTTTAATTAAATATGTCTTAGCAATATTTAATTCACAGGTTTGGTCAAATATGGTGGCTGCTTGTTTCATCCAGCAGGTGGCGGCAAAGAACCAAAAAACAGTTGTTCTTGTAGATGTCGGTCCAATTTAAAGCCACTCTCCTTTTTTGTCTGCGTTTGTCTAAAATCGTTAAAAGCAAGGAAATGTGTAATGCCAAggatcattttaaattaatcttttaaaaatgtatttttggctTAAAATTATTAGGCTATAAGATGTGTTATGCAAGACAATTACAGACATTTAATATCGAAAAACCTGGCTTATGGGTCTTCAAAAGAATaacacttaaaaaatatatttaaacccgaatgtgtgtgtttagggttTTGAAttgaaactacatttttttctatCGATGTTAACTATAGCCTACTGTTATAGCTATAACAGAAAATAACTTGAAAAGAGTTTTGTTTGcaataaatgtatgaatacacatgaacacctgGAAATACTGTCTTGACACTATTGTGAAACAATATATAATTTTCACATTAATTCTCCTGCTGCGGAGGCTGCGGGAACAATAACTTgcgcttttattttgtaatattttgatGGAAAACGTCGTCTACTAGGTTagaactgttttattttgaaatattacCGGATGTTACATCTTCGATAACAATATGAAACTTGACAGCAGCTAGCTTGCACCCCTCCCGTCTCCTCTGTCGGAAGCAGatcctcctccagcctccttaAACTGTGTTCACCGCCACTCAAACGACATTTTGGGGGTTCGGTCTGTAGTCCTGCGTCCTCACACCCCtcatatctcagtgtgtgtttcggaggatatttattttctgtcggAGTGTTTTGGGACCGAACACATTGAGCTGTGTTTCTGGCTACTTCAGTGGGCGGATAAAGCGGAGGAGGGCATCCGGCGGGCCTGGCTGCTCCGGAGAGTCGGCTTGAAACGACGGAATTCACCATTTTCAGGTAAATTTTACTGAAAATGTCATTAATGGACAACAGTCGCTCTGTCCGATAATGGACTCCGTGACGTTGTATTTGTTTCTGCCGCTCAGGACGAGCACTGAACAGTGGCGTGTGTGAAACGACAAGACAGAGGAAACGACAGCTTTCAGAGTTATTCAGACAGACTCTACAtgcatttaatattttacatcaTATTTCATTTGACCCTTTTTAACTGACACTCGTATGCTCTCACTCCGAGCATATCTGAGACTCAAAATCTCTTATTTTGGTAACAAATATTCTGGTTTATTTACATAACGTTTGGCAACAGGGCTACCCTCAGTGACAGGAGCCTCATTTTCAAATATGTAATACAGATAAATAACAAAAACTACAGCTACCAATAGGCGTAAGAATTTAGACGTTTAATATCCATTTATTGAAATATACGGGGAATTATTCTTGCATCTTGGAAGTGATATCTTGTCATGTATAACCTACCATTAATGCACTTGTCATATTTAGGATACAAATctcagaaaaagtaaaaaaaaaaaaaaagttccctttttttcttttttgttactgTGAACAATTGCCTCAAGCATTTGCTCATGTTAAAAGTTACAGGATATCACATTTCTTAACatgatttcaaatgaaaaatacgTGTGGACCTttggttttgtttaattttagtCAAATGGAGATTTAAGTAAGAACCACTAATGACATTCCCTCATGTTGACTTTAAGCGGCTCCgaagcttgttgttgttgtttatggaTTTCCAAGTAAAAattataacatttagatatctGTTTTTGCCACTTCTCTTGATATTCTTTAGCTTTTTTGTGTAGAACAAGGTGGGAGAAATCAGTGCACACCCTGCTTGCAAATAACCTCTTAAGGATAGAATAGGGATACAATCTCCGATGATATTTAAACTCTACTTTAAAGCTGtcaatgatgatgtcataataGCACCATATCAACACTGTGTGAGCCAACAGAAAATGACAAATGGCCATATCGATCACCCGTCACTAATTTCTGCCCTGAAATGTCCATGATGCATTCAGGCTcttttccacttcctgttttgaccTGGATTTACTTCCATTGCCTTTCATCTGGAACAACTGGACACTcatttgtgtgggtgtgtgtgtgtatgagtgtgtgtattgaCCCACATTGAAATCTAGGCTGTTGGCTTTGAGAGTGATACACCCCCAGAGGACAAAGTAATTACCCTGACAGCCCCCTCCCTCACATGTCTGTGGGCCATATAGCAGCACATGTATTGATCTGTCTCTGCATTATGTCGCATGCAGCAGAAACATGAGAGCTGAGAGCGTGTTCTGTGagcatgtgtacacacacacacatatactcacaCTCTTTCTCACTTTCGCCCCCTGGGAAAGATGAGAATAGGTACAGTTGTGTGCTGTAGCAGAGTTATGTTTTGAGTTTTGTGATagtttcagtttaaataatgaaaGTGTCATGTTGAA contains:
- the phyh gene encoding phytanoyl-CoA dioxygenase, peroxisomal; amino-acid sequence: MSRAAERLRLLISHLDRSPDHIKAAPTSALSVSYSHPQRLRYTVDNDLLTPEQRLSYEENGFILIKNLVSEEDIDGFKKEFERISRQEVKVPGLLVMRDVSIAKSEYVPDQKAVSKLQDFQEDPELFRYCALPEILKYVECFTGPNIMAMHTMLINKPPDAGKKTSRHPMHQDLHYFPFRPADRIICSWTAMERVNRQNGCLVVLPGTHTGTLQEHDYPEWEGGVNKMYHGVRGYDPQHPRVHLEMEKGDTVFFHPLLIHGSGMNQTQGFRKAISCHYASADCYYIDVKGTTQENIEKEVQEIAARKYALGQISFEDTWAFRGRLVQGERISL